One window of Lacerta agilis isolate rLacAgi1 chromosome 14, rLacAgi1.pri, whole genome shotgun sequence genomic DNA carries:
- the LOC117057606 gene encoding vomeronasal type-2 receptor 26-like, giving the protein MCFWKGSFVQQMVVLFVFLFGFLPHIVNKTICIPPILKAHSNSCREFSQSGDLFIGQIASRFYLVNFTHIFNKQPSSVLNKDIIVVPKNYQEILALVFTMEEIKKNPTILPNVTVGYHIYESYHSVQRTYKASLDLVSTQHKRLPNYKCDTQNNLIAILGSKYSELSLNLANIVNSYKIPQFTIGSLDSRFVERKLFPSLYRMVPNNNYEYNGVVHLLLHFGWTWVGLLTVEYFSGERFLQALVPRLYLNDICIAFIKSIRPWGYAIDMSGKWNIDVPKISDAMNNKTSANIIVVYGTPVVMDILIWYLHMAHLPSGKVLLVTSHWDFKTTSKSPWNMQSFQGALSLSVHSNEPPGFRTFLQNLNPSEAKENCLMQDFWEKAFNCSLKKNNVGDKIKKFCNVEEKLESLPLSIFDTGMTGNSYAVYNAVHTVLHVLHSMYKSISKYRRQLHYFLKGISFNNSAGETIQFDENGKLVAGFDVTNWVMSPNKSFGRVKIGSLDLRAPRGKELTIQDDSIVWHSKYNQVLPISVCNDKCRPGHRRKEKEGKPFCCYDCVPCPEGKISNQTDMDACTRCPEDQYPNLDQSQCIPKVITYLSYEEPLGMTLVFSAIAFALTTALIMVIFIKHKNTPIVKANNQSLTYVLLISLLLCFLCSFLFIGQPGQVSCFLQQSAFGIIFSVALSSVLAKTIIVVLAFMATKPGSRMRKWLGNRLGKSIVLSCTSVQTGICAFWLSTSPPYAHTDMHSLMGKIIAECKEGSVSMFYGVMGYMGFLAAVTFTVAFLARKLPDSFNEAKFITFSMVVFCSVWISFVPAYLSTKGKYTVAVELFAILSSSAGLLFCIFFPKFYVIVFRPELNNREQLKCNKA; this is encoded by the exons ATGTGTTTCTGGAAGGGAAGTTTCGTTCAACAAATGGTGGTGTTATTTGTGTTTCTGTTTGGTTTTCTCCCACATATTGTGAACAAGACCATTTGCATTCCTCCTATCTTGAAGGCTCATTCCAATAGCTGCAGA GAGTTTTCTCAGTCAGGGGACCTTTTCATTGGACAAATTGCTTCTCGGTTCTATTTGGTGAACTTCACTCATATTTTCAATAAACAGCCTTCTTCAGTGTTGAACAAGGACATCAT TGTTGTGCCAAAGAACTACCAGGAGATTCTGGCCTTAGTGTTTACTAtggaggagattaaaaaaaatcccacaattTTACCTAATGTTACTGTGGGATACCACATCTATGAAAGTTACCACAGTGTTCAGAGGACTTACAAGGCCTCATTGGATCTTGTTTCTACACAGCACAAACGTTTACCCAACTACAAGTGTGATACCCAGAACAATTTGATAGCCATTCTTGGGTCAAAATACTCTGAGCTCTCCCTCAACCTGGCCAACATTGTAAACTcatacaagattccacag TTCACGATTGGCTCCCTTGACTCAAGGTTTGTAGAAAGAAAACTCTTCCCTTCCCTATACCGGATGGTGCCAAATAACAACTATGAGTACAATGGGGTGGTCCACTTACTTCTTCATTTCGGATGGACATGGGTTGGTCTATTAACTGTGGAATACTTCAGTGGAGAAAGATTTTTGCAAGCTCTAGTGCCACGGCTTTATTTAAATGACATCTGTATTGCTTTTATAAAAAGTATACGACCATGGGGTTATGCTATTGATATGTCAGGGAAATGGAATATTGACGTTCCTAAAATATCAGATGCCATGAATAACAAAACATCTGCCAATATAATTGTTGTATATGGTACTCCTGTAGTAATGGATATCTTGATCTGGTATCTTCATATGGCACATCTCCCTTCAGGTAAAGTGCTGCTTGTGACATCACATTGGGATTTCAAAACCACGAGTAAAAGCCCCTGGAATATGCAGTCCTTTCAGGGGGCCTTATCTTTATCTGTCCATTCAAATGAACCACCGGGATTCAGGACATTTCTTCAGAATCTAAATCCTTCAGAGGCAAAAGAAAACTGCTTGATGCAGGATTTCTGGGAGAAAGCATTTAACTGCTCATTAAAAAAGAATAATGTGGGTGACAAGATTAAAAAATTCTGCAATGTGGAGGAGAAACTGGAGAGTCTCCCATTATCTATCTTTGATACGGGCATGACTGGCAACAGCTACGCTGTGTACAATGCTGTCCACACAGTTCTGCATGTCCTGCATTCCATGTATAAATCCATATCAAAATACAGAAGACAG ctCCATTACTTTCTAAAGGGTatctcattcaacaacagtgctggagagACAATACAATTTGATGAAAATGGGAAGTTAGTTGCAGGATTTGATGTGACCAACTGGGTAATGTCTCCAAACAAATCTTTTGGTAGAGTCAAAATTGGAAGCCTGGATCTTCGGGCTCCTCGAGGCAAAGAGTTAACCATACAAGATGATAGCATTGTGTGGCATAGCAAGTATAACCAG GTTCTTCCTATTTCTGTGTGTAATGACAAGTGTCGCCCTGGTcacagaagaaaagagaaagaagggaagccattttgCTGTTATGATTGtgttccatgtccagaaggaaagATTTCTAACCAAACAG ATATGGATGCTTGCACTAGATGTCCAGAAGATCAATATCCAAATTTGGATCAGAGTCAGTGCATTCCCAAAGTTATAACCTACCTCtcttatgaagaacctttaggGATGACTTTAGTTTTCTCTGCTATTGCTTTTGCTCTCACCACAGCTTTGATAATGGTAATATTTATTAAGCACAAAaacactcccatagtcaaagccaataACCAAAGTCTAACCTACGTTCTTCTCATCTCACTCCTCCtttgtttcctctgctctttcctttttattgGACAGCCTGGACAGGTGAGTTGCTTTCTTCAACAAAGTGCTTTTGGCATCATATTCTCCGTGGCTCTCTCCTCTGTTTTAGCAAAAACGATCATTGTGGTTCTGGCATTtatggccaccaaaccaggatcaAGGATGAGAAAATGGTTGGGGAACAGGCTGGGAAAATCTATTGTACTTTCTTGCACCTCTGTTCAAACAGGAATTTGTGCTTTTTGGTTGAGTACTTCTCCACCATATGCACATACAGATATGCACTCCCTGATGGGGAAAATCATAGCAGAGTGTAAAGAGGGCTCAGTTTCCATGTTTTATGGTGTCATGGGGTATATGGGCTTCCTAGCTGCTGTCACTTTCACTGTGGCATTTCTTGCTaggaagttacctgacagtttcaatgaagccaaatttatcactttcagcatggtggtcttttgcagtgtttggatatCATTTGTCCCAGCATATCTGAGTACGAAAGGAAAATACACGGTAGCTGTGGAGCTCTTTGCTATCTTATCATCTAGTGCTGGGCtacttttttgtatatttttcccCAAATTCTATGTAATTGTGTTCAGGCCTGAGTTAAACAACAGAGAACAATTAAAATGTAACAAAGCCTAA